One part of the Candidatus Borreliella tachyglossi genome encodes these proteins:
- the sbcD gene encoding exonuclease subunit SbcD produces MSNYRVLHTSDWHIGKKIGYFSRLGEQQKFLTFLLEFIRLQKIDLLLIAGDVYDSKRPGLEEQKLINDFFYELSFTSCRWCVVIAGNHDKKDYFSINKKIFSKFNIFLVTEDELDEQVVFLEDDSDVKFVVICVPHINERLIVNQDYGDIGLNNDVFLCKLENAYRDKISDIVNSIDDKYIGIPRILIAHSFFCNRRVVDSIGNSSILPVSVFGNSFSYVALGHIHDFKKLKDNIVYSGSPIQYSFDEDIRKYINILVFDDGELVSQDKVLIPVFGELRFLQGSFNEIVNDLYKIKRDLSCLCYLKIELNERIDAEFEEQIYNVVKSSLINIIDIYYHLLNSDENPSSRRRELISRDEVLSRDEKYFFQEKLRRDIMNGFRRGNKFSEEEIIALFEEVLLKGRTGKYEDK; encoded by the coding sequence ATGAGTAACTATAGGGTTTTACATACGTCTGATTGGCATATTGGGAAAAAGATTGGGTATTTTTCTCGGCTTGGTGAGCAACAGAAATTTTTAACTTTTCTATTAGAATTTATTAGGCTTCAGAAAATTGATCTTTTACTTATTGCTGGTGATGTTTATGACTCAAAGAGACCGGGACTTGAAGAGCAAAAGTTAATAAATGATTTTTTTTATGAATTATCTTTTACTTCTTGCAGATGGTGCGTAGTTATTGCTGGGAATCATGATAAAAAAGATTATTTTAGCATTAATAAAAAAATATTCTCCAAGTTTAATATTTTTTTAGTAACTGAAGATGAACTTGATGAGCAAGTAGTGTTTTTAGAAGACGATAGCGATGTTAAATTTGTTGTTATTTGTGTTCCCCACATCAACGAAAGGCTTATTGTAAATCAAGATTATGGAGATATAGGACTTAATAATGATGTCTTTCTTTGTAAGCTTGAAAATGCTTATAGAGATAAAATATCGGATATTGTTAATTCCATTGATGATAAATATATTGGTATTCCTAGGATATTGATTGCACATTCTTTTTTTTGTAATCGTAGGGTTGTTGATAGCATTGGAAATAGCTCTATTCTGCCTGTTAGTGTTTTTGGGAATAGTTTCTCTTATGTTGCGCTTGGGCATATTCATGATTTTAAAAAATTGAAAGATAATATTGTTTATTCAGGTTCGCCAATCCAATATTCATTTGATGAGGATATTAGGAAATATATTAATATTTTGGTTTTTGATGACGGTGAATTAGTTTCTCAAGATAAGGTTTTAATTCCTGTATTTGGTGAATTACGCTTTCTACAAGGTTCTTTTAATGAGATTGTAAATGATTTATATAAGATTAAGAGAGATCTTTCCTGTCTTTGTTACTTAAAAATTGAGCTTAATGAAAGAATAGATGCTGAATTTGAAGAGCAAATTTATAATGTAGTAAAATCTAGTTTAATCAATATAATTGACATTTACTATCATTTATTAAATTCAGACGAGAATCCCTCAAGTAGAAGACGAGAGTTGATTAGCAGAGATGAGGTTTTAAGCAGAGATGAGAAGTATTTTTTCCAAGAGAAATTAAGAAGAGATATTATGAATGGTTTTAGGAGAGGCAATAAGTTTAGTGAAGAGGAAATTATTGCTCTTTTTGAAGAAGTATTGCTTAAGGGAAGAACAGGAAAATATGAGGATAAATAA